From a region of the Zingiber officinale cultivar Zhangliang chromosome 4B, Zo_v1.1, whole genome shotgun sequence genome:
- the LOC121977886 gene encoding uncharacterized protein LOC121977886 — protein sequence MQPMIEDGMKNDDDDLQILCQADVLQGKPVALTLESSTNIVAHGTIVCGNESNKMLHGVPFPNNCMRVSIDEAVEKSAPLPYPIPSEFEVIGDAVGTHVAWPKHLIVNQDEKPRRKKLEQPKKKHTLSTSAPRALHMLYCYSKRALDDGRYISVSFDYDVFDDDYELVLHLEDIIPLYHLEPLSGNCVIAYIWYLYKKTAER from the exons ATGCAACCCATGATTGAAGATGGCATGAAGAACGATGATGATGACCTACAAATTTTGTGTCAAGCTGATGTTTTGCAG GGAAAaccagttgcattgacattggaatctagCACAAATATTGTTGCacatggtacaattgtttgtggCAATGAATCTAATAAAATGCTTCATGGTGTTCCATTTCCAAATAATTGCATGCGAGTCTCCATTGATGAAGCAGTAGAAAAATCAGcacctttgccatatccaattccaagtgaatttgaagtaattggtgatgctgTAGGAACCCATGTGGCTTGGCCAAAACACTTGATAGTGAACCAAGATGAG aagcctcgAAGGAAGAAGCTTGAACAACCAAAAAAGAAAcatactttgtcaacaagtgccccaagagcattacatatgttatattgttatagTAAGCGTGCTTTAGATGATGGCAGATATATATCagtgagttttgattatgacgtGTTTGATGATGATTATGAACTTGTTCTACACCTTGAGGACATCAttcctttgtatcatttggagccCCTTTCAGGCAATTGTGTAattgcctacatatg GTATCTTTATAAAAAAACTGctgaaagataa
- the LOC121977885 gene encoding uncharacterized protein LOC121977885: MWVIVKAPRQQDAKQCGYYVMRFMRQIVEEVEIIERDSLPSIFTQAEYSREEIDEVRSELAECIQDHIYEWIQDSRDQYTKERLDSVIDQYTKRMDSVTTVLF, translated from the exons ATGTGGGTAATAGTAAAG GCTCCTCGACAACAAGATGCCAAACAATGTGGTTACtatgtgatgcgatttatgagacaAATTGTTGAAGAAGTTGAAATTATCGAAAGAGATTCACTACCATCTATA TTCACACAAGCAGAGTATTctcgagaagaaattgatgaggtgcgatcggagttggcagaatgtatacaagatcatatttatga GTGGATACAGGACAGTCGAGATCAGTACACTAAGGAGCGTCTGGATTCAGTAATTGATCAGTACACTAAGCGTATGGATTCAGTAACTACTGTACTATTTTga